The Aminipila terrae nucleotide sequence AAGCATACCATAAAAACTACTGTCATTATAATCATAGTTAAAGATCCAGCTCTGTAATCAAGCATAACAGTGTTGAAAGCCTGTGGATTTGTTACTTTAAATAAATAATAGGCTGAAATCCTTATCCCCCATCCGAAAGGTATATACTGCCAGAACCCATCCGCTAACCCATAATATAGTAAACAGCTGAGCAAAGTTCCCATTATACCAAAGCCCAGAGATATTCCCTTTCCAAAAGCAAAACTTATCATATATTGTATAATGTATACTCCAAAATTTAAAGCAAAAACTAAAAGAGATAATTTTAAAAATAAAGTTATAGGATATGCTGTATATCCCATTAAATGAAATATAATCCCAAAACCAAAGACTGTAAAAATACTTGCACATAATCCTAAAACTGAAATTGCTATAAAATTTCCTATATGAGAAATAATCTTTGAATAAGGTGCAGCCAGTATTCCATGATAATTGCCGGCATTTGCCTCCTGTTCATCTAACATGGATACAGCAATTGCAATCATCAATGGAAAAGCTACAATTACTGCCTGAATAAATCCAAATATTTTATCATTCTCCCCCCATGGTGAATATGAAAAATATCCCCCAAACACACTGATTCCAAGAACTGGCACTATTATATGCAGCCACAAAATTCTGGAATGTAATACTTTATAAAAGCTCGACTGAATACAATGAGTAAAATTATTCATATTACCTACACCTCCTGCTTTTCAAATATTTTAG carries:
- a CDS encoding lantibiotic immunity ABC transporter MutG family permease subunit, with product MNNFTHCIQSSFYKVLHSRILWLHIIVPVLGISVFGGYFSYSPWGENDKIFGFIQAVIVAFPLMIAIAVSMLDEQEANAGNYHGILAAPYSKIISHIGNFIAISVLGLCASIFTVFGFGIIFHLMGYTAYPITLFLKLSLLVFALNFGVYIIQYMISFAFGKGISLGFGIMGTLLSCLLYYGLADGFWQYIPFGWGIRISAYYLFKVTNPQAFNTVMLDYRAGSLTMIIMTVVFMVCFVIWSKNWQGQRYKSE